One Ostrea edulis chromosome 2, xbOstEdul1.1, whole genome shotgun sequence genomic region harbors:
- the LOC125680907 gene encoding zinc finger CCCH domain-containing protein 15-like codes for MPPKKNEPGKKTVEKKKEKVIEDKTFGLKNKKGAKQQRFIQNVTQQVKFGNQKTSKLTQLEADKNKKKLDKKKEADELNTLFRPVQTISKGADPKSVLCAFFKQGQCSKGAKCKFSHDLNIDRKGEKISIYADSRDKEETMEDWDEDQLRDVVNKKHGEHEKSLPKTTIICKFFLEAVESSKYGWFWECPNGGKKCHYKHALPPGFVLKKDQKKEEKEDQITIEELIEKERATLGGGTTKVTLESFLKWKERKRKEKIQNAKAAQDKKKADYKAGRAFGISGREMFEFNPDLVGEDDDEAAEGVIERETYSDDEAEEGVKVRDINLDYLISAASEADGSGTVVTSREYDVSSGGGDQPSAMSNGKDEESEKLDEAAALPPEDTPTTETDAAIAAALAATMNGAELEIDEELFGGDDIDDVEDELDTLDLGDE; via the exons ATGCCACCAAAGAAAAATGAACCAGGGAAAAAGACagtagaaaagaaaaaagaaaaagttatTGAG GATAAAACCTTTGGGTTGAAGAACAAGAAGGGAGCTAAACAGCAAAGGTTCATTCAGAATGTTACGCAACAGGTCAAGTTTGGAAACCAGAAGACCAGTAAATTG ACACAACTGGAAGCTGAcaagaataaaaagaaattggaCAAGAAGAAAGAAGCCGATGAGCTGAATACTTTGTTTAGGCCAGTACAGACTATTTCAAAAG GTGCTGACCCCAAGTCTGTTCTGTGCGCATTTTTCAAACAAGGACAGTGTTCTAAGGGTGCCAAGTGTAAATTTTCACATGACTTGAACATCGACAGAAAGGGAGAGAAAATCAGTATTTATGCAGATTCCCGGGACAAAGAGG AAACGATGGAGGACTGGGATGAAGATCAGCTGAGAGATGTAGTAAACAAGAAGCACGGAGAGCATGAGAAATCCCTGCCCAAGACCACCATT ATCTGTAAATTCTTCCTGGAGGCAGTGGAGTCCAGTAAATATGGCTGGTTTTGGGAGTGTCCAAATGGAGGGAAGAAATGTCACTACAAACACGCTCTACCTCCAG gttttgttttgaaaaaagacCAAAAGAAGGAGGAAAAAGAAGACCAAATTACTATAGAGGAGTTGATAGAAAAAGAG CGTGCGACGCTAGGGGGAGGTACAACAAAAGTCACCTTAGAATCGTTCTTGAAGTGGAAAGAGAGAAAG AGAAAAGAAAAGATTCAGAATGCTAAGGCAGCACAAGACAAGAAGAAAGCGGACTACAAAGCAGGCCGGGCGTTTGGA ATTAGTGGAAGAGAGATGTTCGAGTTTAACCCTGATCTGGTGGGGGAGGACGATGATGAGGCTGCAGAGGGGGTGATAGAACGGGAAACATATTCTGATGATGAG GCTGAAGAAGGAGTGAAGGTCCGTGATATTAACCTTGACTATTTAATCTCGGCGGCTAGTGAAGCGGACGGATCAGGAACAGTGGTCACGTCACGTGAATATGACGTTTCCTCGGGTGGAGGGGATCAGCCCTCAGCTATGTCTAATGGTAAAG ATGAAGAATCTGAAAAATTAGATGAGGCTGCTGCACTACCTCCGGAAGACACACCCACCACAGAAACTGATGCCGCAATAGCAGCTGCGCTGGCTGCCACTATGAATGGTGCAGAATTGGAGATAGATGAAGAACTTTTCGGTGGTGATGACATTGACGATGTTGAAGATGAATTGGACACTCTCGATCTAGGCGACGAATAG
- the LOC125681224 gene encoding serine protease inhibitor Cvsi-2-like, with amino-acid sequence MRGLFVILVAVGALALVIAERCSTISNCQVTLCPNNSTHLSCHNARCTCDASQTCKDILDCAAIGRCHDKNSHYHCVDFVCKCISDSVGK; translated from the exons ATGAGAGGGCTGTTCGTGATTCTTGTGGCTGTTGGGGCTTTGG CACTGGTTATTGCCGAAAGATGCAGCACCATTAGCAATTGTCAGGTGACTCTTTGTCCAAATAACTCCACGCACCTGTCCTGTCACAACGCGCGCTGTACCTGTGACGCTTCACAAA CATGCAAAGACATATTGGACTGCGCAGCTATTGGCCGTTGTCATGACAAAAATTCCCATTATCATTGTGTGGATTTCGTTTGTAAATGCATCTCAGACTCGGTTGGGAAATAA